A window of the Bacteroides thetaiotaomicron VPI-5482 genome harbors these coding sequences:
- the rplL gene encoding 50S ribosomal protein L7/L12: MADLKAFAEQLVNLTVKEVNELATILKEEYGIEPAAAAVAVAAGPAAGAAAVEEKTSFDVVLKSAGAAKLQVVKAVKEACGLGLKEAKDMVDGAPSVVKEGLAKDEAESLKKTLEEAGAEVELK, translated from the coding sequence ATGGCAGATTTGAAAGCTTTTGCAGAACAATTAGTTAACTTGACAGTAAAAGAAGTTAATGAACTTGCAACTATCCTTAAAGAAGAATACGGTATTGAACCTGCTGCTGCAGCTGTTGCTGTTGCTGCTGGTCCTGCAGCTGGTGCTGCTGCTGTAGAAGAAAAAACTTCTTTCGACGTAGTATTGAAGAGCGCTGGTGCAGCTAAACTTCAGGTTGTTAAGGCCGTTAAGGAAGCTTGTGGTCTTGGCTTGAAAGAAGCTAAGGACATGGTAGACGGTGCTCCTAGTGTAGTAAAAGAAGGTTTGGCTAAAGACGAAGCAGAATCATTGAAGAAAACATTGGAAGAAGCTGGAGCTGAAGTTGAACTTAAATAA
- the rplJ gene encoding 50S ribosomal protein L10, whose amino-acid sequence MRKEDKNSIIEQIAATVKEYGHFYLVDVTAMNATATSALRRDCFKSDIKLMVVKNTLLHKALESLEEDFSPLYGSLKGTTAVMFCNTANVPAKLIKDKAKDGIPGLKAAYAEESFYVGADQLDALVAIKSKNEVIADIVALLQSPAKNVISALQSGGNTLHGVLKTLGERPE is encoded by the coding sequence ATGAGAAAGGAAGATAAAAATTCGATTATAGAGCAAATTGCTGCTACAGTAAAGGAATATGGCCACTTCTATTTGGTAGACGTTACAGCGATGAACGCTACTGCTACAAGTGCATTGAGAAGAGATTGTTTCAAGTCTGACATCAAATTGATGGTAGTTAAGAATACATTGCTTCACAAAGCTCTTGAAAGCCTGGAAGAAGACTTTTCTCCTCTTTACGGTTCTTTGAAAGGTACAACTGCTGTTATGTTTTGCAATACTGCAAACGTACCTGCTAAACTGATCAAGGACAAAGCTAAAGACGGAATTCCCGGACTGAAAGCTGCATATGCAGAAGAAAGCTTCTACGTTGGTGCAGACCAATTGGATGCTCTCGTTGCTATCAAGAGTAAGAACGAAGTTATCGCCGATATCGTTGCATTGTTGCAATCTCCGGCCAAGAATGTTATTTCTGCTCTTCAATCAGGTGGTAACACCCTTCACGGAGTTCTCAAAACTCTTGGTGAGAGACCCGAATAA
- the rplA gene encoding 50S ribosomal protein L1 encodes MGKLTKNQKLAAEKIEAGKAYSLKEAASLVKEITFTKFDASLDIDVRLGVDPRKANQMVRGVVSLPHGTGKEVRVLVLCTPDAEAAAKEAGADYVGLDEYIEKIKGGWTDIDVIITMPSIMGKIGALGRVLGPRGLMPNPKSGTVTMDVAKAVKEVKQGKIDFKVDKSGIVHTSIGKVSFSPDQIRDNAKEFISTLNKLKPTAAKGTYIKSIYLSSTMSAGIKIDPKSVDEI; translated from the coding sequence ATGGGTAAACTGACAAAAAATCAAAAGTTAGCTGCAGAAAAAATTGAAGCAGGGAAAGCATACTCACTGAAAGAAGCTGCATCTTTAGTAAAAGAAATTACTTTCACTAAATTTGATGCCTCACTGGATATTGACGTACGTTTAGGTGTAGACCCACGTAAAGCTAACCAGATGGTGAGAGGTGTTGTTTCACTTCCTCATGGTACTGGTAAAGAAGTACGTGTTTTGGTACTCTGTACACCGGATGCTGAAGCTGCTGCAAAAGAAGCTGGTGCTGACTATGTTGGTCTTGACGAATATATTGAAAAGATCAAAGGTGGATGGACTGATATTGATGTAATCATCACTATGCCATCTATCATGGGTAAAATTGGTGCACTCGGTCGTGTACTCGGTCCTCGTGGATTGATGCCTAACCCGAAGAGTGGTACTGTAACTATGGATGTTGCTAAAGCTGTAAAAGAAGTAAAACAAGGTAAGATTGACTTTAAAGTTGATAAGAGCGGTATTGTTCATACTTCTATCGGTAAGGTATCATTCAGTCCTGATCAGATTCGCGACAACGCGAAAGAGTTCATCTCTACTCTGAACAAACTGAAACCGACCGCAGCAAAGGGTACATATATTAAGAGTATTTATCTTTCTAGTACAATGAGTGCGGGTATCAAAATCGACCCGAAATCAGTGGATGAAATCTAA
- the rplK gene encoding 50S ribosomal protein L11, translating to MAKEVAGLIKLQIKGGAANPSPPVGPALGSKGINIMEFCKQFNARTQDKAGKILPVIITYYADKSFDFVIKTPPVAIQLLEVAKVKSGSAEPNRKKVAELTWEQIRTIAQDKMVDLNCFTVDAAMRMVAGTARSMGIAVKGEFPVNN from the coding sequence ATGGCTAAAGAAGTTGCTGGACTAATCAAGTTACAGATTAAAGGAGGCGCTGCAAATCCATCACCCCCAGTTGGACCTGCTTTGGGTTCCAAGGGTATTAATATCATGGAATTTTGCAAGCAATTCAATGCCAGAACCCAAGACAAGGCAGGTAAGATTTTGCCTGTTATCATTACTTACTACGCAGATAAGTCTTTCGATTTTGTAATCAAGACTCCTCCCGTTGCTATTCAATTGCTTGAAGTAGCTAAGGTAAAGAGTGGTTCTGCTGAGCCTAACCGTAAGAAAGTTGCCGAGCTTACTTGGGAGCAGATTCGTACGATTGCTCAGGACAAAATGGTTGACTTAAACTGTTTTACTGTGGATGCTGCCATGAGAATGGTTGCTGGTACAGCTAGAAGTATGGGTATCGCTGTAAAAGGGGAGTTCCCGGTTAATAACTAA
- the nusG gene encoding transcription termination/antitermination protein NusG: MAEIEKKWYVLRAISGKEAKVKEYLEADLKNSDLGEYVSQVLIPTEKVYQVRNGKKIVKERSYLPGYVLVEAALVGEVAHHLRNTPNVIGFLGGSEKPVPLRQSEVNRILGTVDELQETGEELNIPYVVGETVKVTFGPFSGFSGIIEEVNSEKKKLKVMVKIFGRKTPLELGFMQVEKE, from the coding sequence ATGGCTGAGATTGAAAAGAAATGGTACGTTCTACGTGCTATTAGCGGAAAAGAAGCTAAGGTAAAGGAATATCTTGAAGCTGACCTTAAAAACAGCGACCTTGGTGAATATGTATCTCAGGTATTGATTCCAACTGAAAAAGTGTATCAGGTTCGCAATGGTAAAAAAATTGTGAAAGAGAGAAGTTATCTCCCTGGTTACGTTTTGGTGGAGGCTGCTTTGGTTGGTGAGGTCGCTCATCATCTGCGCAATACTCCGAATGTGATAGGCTTTTTAGGCGGCTCCGAGAAACCGGTGCCTCTCAGACAATCAGAAGTGAATCGTATACTTGGTACAGTAGACGAACTACAGGAAACGGGTGAAGAACTCAATATTCCGTATGTAGTGGGTGAGACTGTGAAAGTTACTTTTGGTCCTTTCAGCGGATTCAGTGGTATCATTGAAGAAGTGAATAGTGAAAAGAAGAAACTAAAGGTCATGGTGAAGATATTCGGGCGCAAAACGCCGCTTGAATTAGGCTTTATGCAAGTGGAAAAAGAATAA
- the secE gene encoding preprotein translocase subunit SecE, producing the protein MKKVIAYIKESYDELVHKVSWPTYSELANSAVVVLYASLLIALVVWGMDVCFQNFMEKIVYPH; encoded by the coding sequence ATGAAAAAGGTAATAGCTTATATTAAAGAATCTTACGACGAACTTGTTCATAAAGTATCGTGGCCTACGTATTCCGAACTTGCTAACAGTGCAGTAGTTGTTTTATATGCTTCCCTGCTTATTGCATTGGTAGTATGGGGTATGGATGTCTGTTTCCAGAACTTCATGGAAAAAATTGTTTATCCACATTAA
- the tuf gene encoding elongation factor Tu: protein MAKEKFERTKPHVNIGTIGHVDHGKTTLTAAITTVLAKKGLSELRSFDSIDNAPEEKERGITINTSHVEYETANRHYAHVDCPGHADYVKNMVTGAAQMDGAIIVCAATDGPMPQTREHILLARQVNVPRLVVFLNKCDMVDDEEMLELVEMEMRELLSFYDFDGDNTPIIQGSALGALNGVEKWEDKVMELMDAVDNWIPLPPRDVDKPFLMPVEDVFSITGRGTVATGRIESGIIHVGDEVEILGLGEDKKSVVTGVEMFRKLLDQGEAGDNVGLLLRGVDKNEIKRGMVLCKPGQIKPHSRFKAEVYILKKEEGGRHTPFHNKYRPQFYLRTMDCTGEITLPEGTEMVMPGDNVTITVELIYPVALNPGLRFAIREGGRTVGAGQITEIID from the coding sequence ATGGCTAAAGAGAAATTTGAACGTACCAAACCGCACGTAAACATTGGTACAATCGGTCACGTAGACCACGGTAAGACAACGTTGACAGCTGCTATCACTACTGTGTTGGCAAAAAAAGGTCTTTCTGAGTTGCGTTCTTTCGATTCTATCGACAACGCTCCTGAAGAAAAAGAAAGAGGTATTACTATCAATACTTCACACGTTGAGTACGAAACAGCTAACCGTCACTACGCACACGTTGACTGTCCGGGACACGCCGACTACGTAAAGAACATGGTAACTGGTGCTGCTCAGATGGACGGTGCTATCATCGTTTGTGCTGCAACTGATGGTCCGATGCCTCAGACTCGCGAACATATCCTGTTGGCTCGTCAGGTAAACGTACCTCGTCTGGTTGTATTCTTGAACAAGTGCGATATGGTAGACGACGAAGAAATGTTGGAACTCGTTGAAATGGAAATGAGAGAACTTCTTTCATTCTATGATTTCGATGGTGACAATACTCCTATCATCCAGGGTTCTGCTCTTGGCGCATTGAACGGTGTTGAAAAATGGGAAGACAAAGTTATGGAACTGATGGATGCAGTTGATAACTGGATTCCACTTCCTCCGCGCGATGTTGATAAACCATTCTTGATGCCGGTTGAAGACGTGTTCTCTATCACAGGTCGTGGTACTGTAGCAACAGGTCGTATCGAATCTGGTATCATCCACGTAGGTGATGAAGTTGAAATCCTTGGTTTAGGTGAAGATAAGAAATCAGTTGTAACTGGTGTTGAAATGTTCCGTAAACTGTTGGATCAGGGTGAAGCTGGTGACAACGTAGGTTTGTTGCTCCGTGGTGTTGACAAGAACGAAATCAAACGTGGTATGGTTCTTTGTAAACCGGGTCAGATTAAACCGCACTCTCGCTTCAAAGCTGAGGTTTATATCCTGAAGAAAGAAGAAGGTGGTCGTCACACTCCGTTCCACAACAAATACCGTCCTCAGTTCTACTTGCGTACTATGGACTGTACAGGTGAAATCACTTTGCCGGAAGGAACAGAAATGGTAATGCCGGGTGATAACGTAACTATCACTGTAGAGTTGATCTACCCAGTAGCATTGAACCCAGGTCTTCGTTTCGCTATCCGCGAAGGTGGACGTACAGTAGGTGCTGGTCAGATTACTGAAATTATCGACTAA
- the hpf gene encoding ribosome hibernation-promoting factor, HPF/YfiA family produces the protein MDIRIQSIHFDASEQLQAFIQKKVSKLEKYYEDIKKVEVSLKVVKPEAAENKEAGIKILIPNGEFYASKVCDTFEEAVDLDVEALEKQLVKYKEKQRSK, from the coding sequence ATGGATATTAGAATTCAATCAATTCACTTTGATGCGTCAGAGCAATTGCAGGCATTTATTCAGAAGAAAGTGTCTAAGTTGGAAAAATATTACGAAGATATAAAGAAAGTAGAGGTGTCATTAAAGGTAGTTAAGCCGGAAGCTGCTGAAAATAAAGAGGCGGGCATAAAGATTCTTATCCCTAATGGTGAGTTTTATGCAAGTAAAGTGTGTGATACATTCGAGGAAGCAGTTGATTTGGATGTGGAGGCGCTTGAAAAACAACTGGTGAAATACAAGGAAAAACAGCGTAGCAAATAA
- the xerC gene encoding tyrosine recombinase XerC has protein sequence MLIKSFLDYLRYERNYSEKTVLAYGEDIKQLQEFAQEEYGKFDPLEVEGELIREWIVSLMDRGYTSTSVNRKLSSLRSFYKYLLRQGEVTVDPLRKITGPKNKKPLPAFLKESEMDKLLDDTDFGEGFKGCRDRLIIGVFYATGIRLSELIGLDDKDVDFSASLLKVTGKRNKQRLIPFGDELKELMLEYINVRNETIPERSEAFFVKEDGERLYKNLVYNLVKRNLSKVATLKKRSPHVLRHTFATTMLNNDAELGAVKELLGHESVATTEIYTHATFEELKKVYKQAHPRA, from the coding sequence ATGTTAATTAAATCTTTTCTTGATTACCTCCGGTATGAGCGGAACTATTCCGAAAAAACCGTTCTGGCGTATGGCGAGGATATAAAGCAACTACAGGAGTTTGCTCAGGAAGAGTACGGAAAGTTTGATCCGTTGGAAGTGGAAGGTGAACTGATTCGTGAATGGATTGTTTCATTAATGGATAGGGGATATACTTCAACTTCTGTAAATCGAAAGCTAAGTTCGCTCCGGTCGTTCTATAAGTATCTTTTAAGGCAAGGAGAGGTGACAGTAGATCCGTTACGAAAAATAACAGGACCTAAAAATAAGAAGCCGTTACCTGCTTTTCTGAAAGAAAGCGAAATGGACAAGTTGCTGGATGATACGGATTTTGGCGAAGGATTTAAAGGTTGTCGTGATCGGTTGATTATTGGAGTGTTTTATGCTACAGGCATAAGACTTTCGGAATTGATAGGTCTGGATGATAAGGATGTAGATTTTTCCGCTTCTCTTTTGAAAGTAACCGGGAAAAGAAACAAGCAGCGGCTAATACCGTTCGGTGATGAACTGAAAGAGTTGATGCTTGAATATATTAATGTAAGAAACGAAACGATTCCGGAAAGGTCGGAAGCTTTCTTTGTTAAAGAGGATGGTGAGCGGCTTTATAAGAATCTGGTCTATAATTTAGTGAAACGGAACCTGTCAAAGGTGGCGACGCTGAAAAAAAGAAGTCCTCACGTGCTGAGGCATACTTTTGCTACCACAATGCTGAATAATGATGCAGAACTGGGTGCGGTAAAAGAACTTTTGGGTCACGAGAGTGTTGCAACTACCGAGATCTATACGCATGCCACATTTGAAGAACTTAAAAAAGTGTATAAACAAGCTCATCCAAGAGCTTAA
- the rpsU gene encoding 30S ribosomal protein S21 codes for MIVVPVKEGENIEKALKKFKRKFEKTGIVKELRSRQQFDKPSVTKRLKKERAVYVQQLQQVED; via the coding sequence ATGATTGTAGTACCTGTAAAAGAAGGCGAAAACATTGAAAAAGCGCTGAAGAAGTTTAAAAGAAAATTTGAGAAAACTGGCATCGTGAAAGAATTAAGAAGCAGACAGCAATTTGATAAACCGTCTGTAACTAAAAGACTTAAGAAAGAACGTGCAGTTTATGTACAACAACTTCAGCAAGTAGAAGATTAA
- a CDS encoding aminopeptidase P family protein, with amino-acid sequence MKQSIKERIHALRMAFRPNNIKAFIIPSTDPHLSEYVAPYWMSREWISGFTGSAGTVVILMDKAGLWTDSRYFLQAEKELEGSGITLYKEMLPETPSITKFLCQNLKPGESVSIDGKMFSVQQVEQMKEDLAPYQLQVNLFGDPLKNIWKDRPSMPDAPAFIYDVKYAGKSCGEKVAAIRAELKKKGIYALFLSSLDEIAWTLNLRGSDVHCNPVIVSYLLVTQDEVVYFISPEKITQQVNEYLQEQQVSLRKYDEAESFLNSFAGENILIDPKKTNYAIYSAINPACKIIRGESPVTLLKAIRNEQEIVGIHHAMQRDGVALVRFLKWLEQSVPSGKETELSVDRKLHEFRAAQPLYMGESFDTIAGYKEHGAIVHYSATEESDVTLQPKGFLLLDSGAQYLDGTTDITRTIALGELTEEEKTDYTLILKGHIALAMAKFPAGTRGAQLDVLARMPIWSHGMNFLHGTGHGVGHFLSVHEGPQSIRMNENPIVLQPGMVTSNEPGVYKAGSHGIRTENLTLVCKDKEGMFGEYFKFETITLCPICKKGIIKEMLTAEEVKWFNDYHRTVYEKLSPSLNEEEKKWLLEATKAI; translated from the coding sequence ATGAAGCAGAGCATAAAAGAGCGTATACACGCACTACGGATGGCATTCCGCCCTAACAATATCAAAGCGTTCATCATTCCCAGCACCGATCCTCACCTGAGTGAGTATGTAGCTCCTTATTGGATGTCCCGTGAATGGATTTCCGGTTTCACGGGTTCCGCCGGAACAGTCGTCATCTTAATGGATAAAGCCGGACTATGGACAGATTCCCGTTATTTCCTGCAAGCGGAAAAGGAACTGGAAGGCAGCGGCATTACATTATATAAAGAGATGCTGCCGGAAACTCCTAGTATCACAAAGTTCCTCTGTCAGAATCTAAAGCCGGGAGAATCTGTGAGTATTGATGGGAAAATGTTCTCCGTACAACAGGTGGAACAAATGAAAGAAGATCTTGCCCCCTACCAGTTACAGGTCAACCTGTTTGGCGATCCGCTGAAAAACATCTGGAAGGACCGTCCATCCATGCCTGATGCTCCGGCTTTCATCTACGATGTTAAATATGCAGGAAAAAGTTGTGGAGAAAAAGTTGCCGCCATTCGTGCCGAGCTGAAAAAGAAAGGCATCTATGCTTTATTTTTATCCAGTCTGGACGAAATAGCATGGACTCTCAATCTGAGAGGAAGTGATGTGCATTGCAATCCGGTTATAGTAAGTTATCTACTGGTTACTCAAGATGAAGTAGTCTACTTTATTTCGCCGGAGAAGATTACCCAACAGGTAAATGAATACTTGCAAGAACAGCAAGTCAGCCTGAGAAAATATGATGAAGCTGAATCTTTCCTGAATTCTTTTGCAGGAGAAAACATACTTATCGACCCAAAGAAAACGAACTATGCGATTTATTCGGCTATCAATCCTGCATGCAAGATCATTCGTGGAGAATCTCCTGTGACATTGCTGAAAGCCATTCGCAATGAGCAGGAGATCGTCGGCATCCATCACGCAATGCAGCGGGATGGCGTGGCGCTTGTCAGGTTCCTTAAATGGCTGGAACAATCAGTGCCTTCGGGCAAAGAGACCGAACTGAGCGTAGACCGGAAGCTGCATGAGTTCAGAGCAGCCCAACCTTTGTATATGGGAGAAAGTTTCGACACAATCGCCGGATATAAAGAACATGGAGCAATCGTGCACTATTCCGCAACGGAGGAGAGTGATGTCACGCTTCAGCCTAAAGGTTTCTTGCTGTTAGATTCGGGAGCACAGTATCTGGACGGAACAACTGACATCACACGTACTATTGCATTAGGCGAACTGACGGAGGAAGAAAAAACAGACTATACCTTAATATTAAAAGGCCATATTGCATTGGCAATGGCTAAATTTCCAGCCGGAACCCGCGGCGCCCAACTCGATGTATTGGCCCGTATGCCTATCTGGAGTCATGGCATGAACTTCCTTCATGGTACCGGACATGGCGTAGGACATTTTCTGAGCGTACACGAAGGTCCGCAAAGTATCCGTATGAACGAAAATCCCATTGTGCTGCAACCCGGTATGGTTACATCCAATGAACCTGGTGTTTATAAAGCAGGCAGCCACGGGATACGCACCGAGAATCTGACATTGGTCTGCAAAGATAAGGAAGGCATGTTCGGAGAATATTTCAAATTTGAGACGATCACCCTATGCCCGATCTGCAAAAAAGGCATCATCAAAGAAATGCTGACGGCAGAGGAAGTCAAGTGGTTCAATGACTACCATCGAACCGTTTACGAAAAACTTTCTCCAAGTCTAAACGAAGAAGAAAAGAAGTGGCTGCTAGAAGCAACAAAAGCTATTTAA
- a CDS encoding gamma carbonic anhydrase family protein → MALIKSVRGFTPEIGENCFLADNATIIGDVKIGNDCSIWFCTVLRGDVNSIRIGNGVNIQDGSVLHTLYEKSTIEIGDHVSVGHNVTIHGATVKDYALIGMGSTILDHAVVGEGSIVAAGSLVLSNTVIEPGSIWGGVPAKFIKKVDPEQAKELNQKIAHNYLMYSQWYK, encoded by the coding sequence ATGGCTTTAATCAAATCAGTGCGGGGCTTTACCCCCGAAATTGGAGAGAACTGTTTTCTCGCAGACAATGCAACTATCATAGGAGATGTAAAAATAGGAAATGACTGTAGCATCTGGTTTTGTACCGTATTGCGCGGTGACGTTAATTCCATACGGATAGGCAATGGAGTCAATATTCAGGATGGAAGCGTGCTACATACTTTATATGAGAAGTCAACCATCGAAATTGGTGATCATGTTTCCGTAGGACATAATGTGACGATTCACGGAGCAACCGTCAAAGATTATGCACTTATCGGGATGGGGTCTACCATATTGGATCATGCCGTAGTAGGCGAAGGCTCCATCGTTGCCGCCGGTTCTTTGGTATTGAGCAATACAGTGATCGAGCCCGGAAGCATTTGGGGAGGGGTACCGGCTAAATTTATTAAGAAGGTAGACCCGGAGCAAGCAAAGGAGCTAAACCAAAAAATCGCTCACAATTACCTGATGTATTCCCAATGGTATAAATAA